In a single window of the Vicugna pacos chromosome 8, VicPac4, whole genome shotgun sequence genome:
- the QRSL1 gene encoding glutamyl-tRNA(Gln) amidotransferase subunit A, mitochondrial isoform X1 — MLGWTLREVSAALKQGQITPTELCQKCLSLIKKTKFLNAYITVSEEVALKQAEESEKRYKKGHSLGDLDGIPIAVKDNFSTSGIETTCASNMLKGYVPPYNATVVQKLLDQGALLMGKTNLDEFAMGSGSTDGIFGPVKNPWSFSEQYRKKRKQKSHGEKEDSDWLITGGSSGGSAAAVSAFTCFAALGSDTGGSTRNPAAHCGVVGLKPSYGLVSRHGLIPLVNSMDVPGILTRCVDDAAIVLGILAGHDPKDSTTVQDPVKPFVLPSLTDVSKLCVGIPKEYLAPELSSEVRSLWSKAANLFESEGAKVIEVSLPHTSFSIVCYHVLCTSEVASNMARFDGLEYGHRCDIDLSTEAMYAATRREGFNDVVRGRILSGNFFLLKENYENYFVKAQKVRRLIANDFVNVFNSGVDVLLTPTTLSEAAPYTEFIKEDNRTRSAQDDIFTQAVNMAGLPAVNVPMALSSQGLPIGLQFIGRAFCDQQLLTVAKWFEKQVQFPIIQLQELMEDCSSVSENGKLASVSLK, encoded by the exons AATGCCTCTCCCTTATCAAGAAGACCAAGTTTCTAAATGCTTACATTACTGTATCAGAAGAGGTGGCTTTAAAGCAAGCTGAAGAATCAGAGAAAAGATACAAGAAAG GTCACTCACTAGGGGATTTAGATGGAATTCCCATTGCGGTAAAAGACAACTTTAGCACGTCCGGCATTGAGACAACATGTGCATCAAACATGCTGAAAG GTTATGTACCACCTTATAATGCTACAGTGGTTCAGAAGTTACTGGATCAGGGAGCTCTACTAATGGGAAAAACAAACTTAGATGAATTTGCTATGGG ATCTGGAAGCACAGATGGCATATTTGGACCCGTTAAAAACCCCTGGAGTTTTTCAgaacaatacagaaaaaagagGAAGCAGAAGTCCCATGGTGAGAAAGAGGATTCAGATTGGCTCATAACTGGAGGAAGCTCAGGAGGGAGCGCGGCAGCCGTATCAGCATTCACATGCTTTGC GGCTTTAGGATCAGATACAGGAGGATCAACCAGAAATCCAGCGGCCCACTGTGGGGTTGTTGGTTTAAAACCAAGCTATGGCTTAGTTTCTCGTCATGGTCTCATTCCCCTGGTGAATTCAATGGATGTGCCAGGAATCTTAACCAGATGTGTGGATGATGCAGCCATTGTGTTAG GTATACTAGCTGGGCATGACCCCAAAGATTCTACCACAGTACAAGATCCTGTTAAACCATTTGTGCTTCCCAGTTTGACAGATGTGAGCAAATTATGTGTAGGAATTCCAAAG GAATATCTTGCACCAGAACTGTCAAGTGAAGTACGGTCTCTTTGGTCCAAAGCCGCTAACCTGTTTGAGTCTGAGGGGGCCAAAGTAATTGAAGTCTCCCTGCCCCACACCAGTTTTTCGATTGTCTGCTACCATGTATTGTGTACATCAGAAGTGGCATCAAATATGGCAAGATTTGATGGGCTAGAATATG gtCATAGATGTGACATCGACTTGTCTACTGAAGCCATGTATGCTGCAACCAGACGAGAAGGGTTCAATGATGTGGTGAGAGGAAGAATTCTCTCAGGaaactttttcttattaaaaga aaactATGAGAATTATTTTGTCAAAGCACAGAAAGTGAGACGACTCATTGCTAACGATTTTGTGAATGTTTTTAACTCTGGGGTGGATGTCTTGCTAACTCCCACCACCTTGAGCGAGGCAGCGCCATACACGGAGTTCATCAAAGAGGACAACAGAACACGCAGTGCCCAGGATGATATTTTCACACAGGCTGTAAATATGGCAG GATTGCCAGCAGTGAATGTCCCTATGGCCCTCTCAAGCCAAGGGCTGCCAATAGGACTACAGTTTATTGGACGTGCATTTTGTGACCAGCAGCTTCTTACAGTTGCCAAATGGTTTGAAAAACAAGTACAGTTTCCTATTATTCAACTTCAAGAACTAATGGAAGATTGTTCATCAGTCTCTGAAAATGGAAAGTTAGCTTCTGTTTCTCTAAAATAG
- the QRSL1 gene encoding glutamyl-tRNA(Gln) amidotransferase subunit A, mitochondrial isoform X2: protein MLGWTLREVSAALKQGQITPTELCQKCLSLIKKTKFLNAYITVSEEVALKQAEESEKRYKKGHSLGDLDGIPIAVKDNFSTSGIETTCASNMLKGYVPPYNATVVQKLLDQGALLMGKTNLDEFAMGSGSTDGIFGPVKNPWSFSEQYRKKRKQKSHGEKEDSDWLITGGSSGGSAAAVSAFTCFAALGSDTGGSTRNPAAHCGVVGLKPSYGLVSRHGLIPLVNSMDVPGILTRCVDDAAIVLGILAGHDPKDSTTVQDPVKPFVLPSLTDVSKLCVGIPKEYLAPELSSEVRSLWSKAANLFESEGAKVIEVSLPHTSFSIVCYHVLCTSEVASNMARFDGLEYGHRCDIDLSTEAMYAATRREGFNDVKL, encoded by the exons AATGCCTCTCCCTTATCAAGAAGACCAAGTTTCTAAATGCTTACATTACTGTATCAGAAGAGGTGGCTTTAAAGCAAGCTGAAGAATCAGAGAAAAGATACAAGAAAG GTCACTCACTAGGGGATTTAGATGGAATTCCCATTGCGGTAAAAGACAACTTTAGCACGTCCGGCATTGAGACAACATGTGCATCAAACATGCTGAAAG GTTATGTACCACCTTATAATGCTACAGTGGTTCAGAAGTTACTGGATCAGGGAGCTCTACTAATGGGAAAAACAAACTTAGATGAATTTGCTATGGG ATCTGGAAGCACAGATGGCATATTTGGACCCGTTAAAAACCCCTGGAGTTTTTCAgaacaatacagaaaaaagagGAAGCAGAAGTCCCATGGTGAGAAAGAGGATTCAGATTGGCTCATAACTGGAGGAAGCTCAGGAGGGAGCGCGGCAGCCGTATCAGCATTCACATGCTTTGC GGCTTTAGGATCAGATACAGGAGGATCAACCAGAAATCCAGCGGCCCACTGTGGGGTTGTTGGTTTAAAACCAAGCTATGGCTTAGTTTCTCGTCATGGTCTCATTCCCCTGGTGAATTCAATGGATGTGCCAGGAATCTTAACCAGATGTGTGGATGATGCAGCCATTGTGTTAG GTATACTAGCTGGGCATGACCCCAAAGATTCTACCACAGTACAAGATCCTGTTAAACCATTTGTGCTTCCCAGTTTGACAGATGTGAGCAAATTATGTGTAGGAATTCCAAAG GAATATCTTGCACCAGAACTGTCAAGTGAAGTACGGTCTCTTTGGTCCAAAGCCGCTAACCTGTTTGAGTCTGAGGGGGCCAAAGTAATTGAAGTCTCCCTGCCCCACACCAGTTTTTCGATTGTCTGCTACCATGTATTGTGTACATCAGAAGTGGCATCAAATATGGCAAGATTTGATGGGCTAGAATATG gtCATAGATGTGACATCGACTTGTCTACTGAAGCCATGTATGCTGCAACCAGACGAGAAGGGTTCAATGATGTG aaactATGA